Proteins co-encoded in one Nematostella vectensis chromosome 15, jaNemVect1.1, whole genome shotgun sequence genomic window:
- the LOC116612560 gene encoding ankyrin repeat and SOCS box protein 3, with product MADGEQLTTASANGDEKEVSYLLEHGANPNSYSSQGFLPLSIAAFWGYSNIVRLLLKNGADVNGCNKGTKWTALHCASFQGHGKVVMVIMEYSPDLHLQDSLGRTPIDFASALDNIWPFFAAAGCQRTSKTELVRLDIVKKVSAREEQIPVSDKAYFSRPGSAYVIQTQSLYGSGRTGVSRPSIQEQKEQFALSTGDVLTEGDSPRGASRDSPTFNVWRN from the exons GAAGTTAGCTACCTGCTAGAACATGGGGCAAACCCAAACAGCTATTCATCACAGGGGTTTCTTCCCCTCTCTATCGCTGCATTTTGGGGTTATAGTAATATTGTGAGGCTATTACTAAAGAATGG GGCTGACGTCAATGGATGCAACAAAGGCACCAAGTGGACAGCACTACACTGTGCGTCGTTCCAAGGTCATGGCAAGGTTGTCATGGTGATAATGGAGTATAGTCCAGATCTCCACTTACAAGACAGCCTTGGAAG AACACCAATTGACTTTGCATCTGCTTTGGACAACATCTGGCCTTTCTTTGCAG CTGCTGGTTGTCAAAGAACATCAAAAACTGAGCTTGTCAGACTGGACATTGTCAAAAAG GTGTCAGCCAGAGAGGAGCAGATCCCTGTATCAGACAAGGCATACTTCTCAAGACCAGGATCTGCCTATGTTATCCAGACCCAATCTCTTTATGGATCTGGTCGAACAGGAGTATCTAGACCATCTATCCAAGAGCAGAAG GAGCAGTTTGCCCTGAGCACAGGGGACGTTTTGACTGAGGGAGACTCCCCTAGGGGAGCCAGCCGTGATAGCCCAACATTCAATGTTTGGAGAAACTAG
- the LOC116612559 gene encoding uncharacterized protein LOC116612559 — translation MVKKRALCGVVVVWILWISLTKADDWTPEFISQTHQLNCMPGRKRHDVTFIHGTQSGDFKKLGKVADMDVCMLLCCERDDCEAAFLADRNCYAVKCRTQEHCVVAPARNNKWHPLVAFVRRIAHDMTGTKTATNFTIEHSRASFKQNTVSARKFGNNKVSTKKKFMDKNTATSKKTIIDKNKANSKKTIIDKNIATSRKTVILGPVLGGGERIASVPKANTVVKLEEVNKKPKAMITDNIKEARRQRELRKARFSIISAAIATCLMACVLSGMAVIAAKLRKRREKTEGHPEEYSPLALHD, via the exons ATGGTAAAGAAACGAGCGCTGTGTGGAGTTGTAGTGGTTTGGATTTTATGGATATCGCTGACAAAAG CGGATGACTGGACGCCAGAATTCATCTCCCAAACGCATCAGCTAAATTGCATGCCGGGTAGAAAAAGGCATGATGTCACCTTTATCCACGGAACTCAATCCGGGGACTTTAAAAAGTTGGGGAAGGTCGCTGACATGGATGTTTGCATGCTTCTATGTTGTGAGCGGGATGATTGCGAGGCTGCGTTCCTTGCTGATCGGAATTGTTACGCGGTCAAGTGCAGGACACAGGAGCACTGCGTCGTTGCGCCTGCGCGAAACAACAAGTGGCATCCCCTGGTCGCGTTTGTCAGAAGAATAGCACATGATATGACAG gaACAAAAACCGCCACAAACTTTACAATTGAACACAGTAGAGCGTCATTCAAGCAAAACACAGTAAGCGCAAGGAAATTCGGAAATAATAAAGTTTCTACTAAGAAGAAATTTATGGACAAAAATACAGCCACTTCTAAGAAAACAATTATTGACAAGAATAAAGCGAATTCTAAGAAGACGATTATTGACAAGAATATAGCGACTTCTAGGAAAACAGTTATTTTGGGACCAGTGCTCGGGGGCGGGGAGCGAATAGCTTCTGTGCCGAAGGCAAACACAGTTGTCAAGCTGGAAGAAGTGAACAAGAAACCCAAAGCAATGATCACAGACAATATTAAG GAGGCGCGTAGGCAGCGCGAATTGAGAAAAGCTCGCTTCAGCATCATTTCCGCTGCCATAGCAACATGTCTGATGGCGTGCGTGCTTAGCGGCATGGCCGTCATTGCGGCGAAGCTAcgaaaaaggcgggaaaagaCCGAGGGACATCCGGAGGAGTACTCACCCCTCGCTTTACACGATTAG